A single genomic interval of Schistocerca americana isolate TAMUIC-IGC-003095 chromosome 2, iqSchAmer2.1, whole genome shotgun sequence harbors:
- the LOC124595110 gene encoding cuticle protein 79-like, whose translation MRILVCVFLFGLALAEEKQVEKRGVIGSLGGYGGASISGGYGGGYGGGFGGGYGGGYGGSYGGGVSSAVGGGQVTNIAITKQVPIPYPVPVQRTVPVPVRVPVTVPVNRPVPVPVPQPYPVPVQRPVPVPVSVPSPVPVPVPQPVVVNQPVPVVVGGGPGVGGGLGGGYGGGIGGGYGGGYGGAIGGGYSGGYSGGYSGGYSGGIAGSYGGYGKYSH comes from the exons ATGAGGATCCTG GTGTGCGTGTTCCTGTTTGGACTGGCTCTGGCCGAGGAGAAGCAGGTAGAAAAAAGGGGAGTGATTGGTTCCCTGGGTGGCTATGGAGGTGCGTCTATTAGCGGAGGTTATGGAGGTGGCTATGGCGGCGGCTTTGGTGGTGGTTATGGAGGTGGCTACGGAGGCAGCTATGGAGGTGGCGTCAGCTCTGCAGTTGGAGGAGGTCAAGTAACCAACATTGCCATAACCAAGCAGGTGCCCATCCCGTACCCAGTACCAGTGCAGCGTACTGTCCCAGTACCAGTCAGGGTTCCTGTCACGGTGCCAGTCAACAGGCCGGTACCAGTGCCCGTCCCACAGCCGTACCCTGTCCCCGTGCAGAGGCCAGTCCCAGTACCCGTGAGTGTCCCTAGCCCAGTCCCTGTACCAGTACCACAGCCCGTCGTCGTCAACCAGCCGGTACCTGTCGTCGTGGGAGGAGGACCTGGTGTCGGCGGAGGTCTCGGAGGCGGCTACGGCGGCGGCATTGGTGGAGGCTACGGTGGAGGCTATGGAGGAGCCATCGGCGGTGGCTACAGCGGTGGCTACAGCGGCGGCTACAGTGGTGGCTACTCTGGGGGCATTGCTGGAAGCTATGGAGGCTACGGGAAATACAGCCACTAA